The Nitrospira sp. sequence GATGTCCTTGGGAGCGATGCCCCAGGCCATGCCAGTGATGCGATAGAGAAGGCCGGCGAAGGCAATGAGACTGCCGAGCAGGAGAATCACGACAAGAAATCGGGCACCCTGATTGGTCCAGGCACCCGGGGGCCCCGAGGATCCAAGTGCCGTGACGATTTGCATCTCACTGGAGAAAAGCGCAAAGGGCGGAAGTGCGGCTAGAGCGAGTCCGGCAATGAGCAGCGCCAGAGCAGACCAGGGCAGTACGGTCGTCAGGCCGCGGACCTCATCGATCTCGACGGTCTTGAACCGGCGGTGGATATTGCCTGCCGCAAAGAAGGCAAGCGACTTCGCAAAGGCATGATTGACCAAATGGAACAAGCCGCCAAAATTACCGATGGGCCCGCCGACCCCGAACCCTACCATCGCCAATCCCATATGCTCAATGCTGGAGTAGGCAAACAAGCGCTTGTAATTGTGTTGCAAGAGAATAAAGAATGCCGCGAGCACGAACGACACCAGCCCGAAGCCGGCTAATAGACCGCCAGTGAAATCAGGAGGTACGGCCTGGTCGACGATGCCCCGGCATCTCAAAATGGCATAGACTGCCACGGTTTCCAGCACGCCAGCCAGCATGGCCGCTACCGGTGCCGGTGCCTCTGTGTAGGCATCAGGCAACCAGCTGTGCATCGGCACGAGTCCAACTTTTGTGCCGTAGCCGACAAACAGAAACACGAAAGCCAATTTCAGGATGTGGGCATCCAGCTGATCGGCCACTTGTTGGAGTTCAGTGATATTGAGGGCCGAACTGACATCTCCCAACACACGCAGGGAGGAATAATACAAGAGCACGACTCCGAACAGAGCCAGAGAGATCCCGACGGAACAGAGGATCAGGTATTTCCAGCCGGCTTCCAACGATTCACGCCGTCGCCAGAAGGCAATGAGAAAAGTTGTGGCAAGCGTCGTCGCCTCGATCGCTACCCATTGCACGCCTAAGCTGTTGGCAACGGTCGCGACAACCATGGCCAGCAGGAACATATGGAACAGGAAGAAAAACAGATTGAGGCGTTTGGACGCGATCACACCGCAGGCGATTTGTTCGTCCATATATGACCGCATATAGAGGGAACAGGCCAGACCAACCGTGCCGATAATGAACAGAATGACCGATGAAAGCGCGTCGATGTAAATGATCTCACCGAGCGCCGTGACCGACCCTTGCGCGAAGACGGATCGCGCGATCATGCTTTCTGCGGCGATCAGCGTTCCAATGCTGATCAAATTAGTCACATGAAGCCAGCGCGAGCCGGTCAAAACCATGCTGAGCCCGCCGGCTATCAGCGGCGCGAGCAGGAGCAGGCTGACGGGGATCGTCGTGGCGAAATCGCTCATTCCTTCAACTCACTGAGGTGGGCGGTATCTACGCTATCGAAGGCATCTTGCAGCCGATTCGTATAGATGCCTGCGATCAAGGCGGCGACCAATACATCGAAGAACACGCCTAATTCAACGATCAGCGGCATGCCATAGGTTGCAGCCGTGGCTCCTAAGAAGAGGCCGTTTTCCATGACCAGGAACGCGATCATTTGCGTGACGGCCTTCTGGCGCGCGATCATCGTAAAGAAACCGATCAACACGATCGCCAGCGCAATGGCCAGCGAATCCCGGGTCAGGAGATGTCCAAACGGAATGATCGGCTGTGTAATCAGGAAGGCGACCATGACCAGCGCACCGCAGATAAGCAGGCTGGCCGGCACATTGATATTCATCACCAGTTCTCGTTTGACGTTGAGACGCTCGATCACCTTCTTCAGGATCCGCGGGATGACGATCGCCTTGATGAGGACGGTAAGGGCAGCAGCGATGTAAATGTGGTGTATCCCCGTCAGAAATGCGACAAGAGTCGCGGTGAGCGCAAGGAAAACCGATTGTAGAGCAAACAGATCGACACAGGCCGACAGCCGGCGCTGCGCCACAATTCCAAAACAGGTTAACAGCAAGAGTGCCGAACCCAAGTCCACCAGTTGCGATCCGATAGGGGGTGTGATCAGTGGCACGTCAGCCTCGCAGGACGTAGAAGAAGACGAGTCCGAGCAGTGCCAGGATAAAGGCGGCTCCCAGCAAGTCCGTCACTCTGAATAAACGTAACTTGGCAAACATCGATTCAAGGATGCCGATCAACACCGCCAATCCCGAGACCTTCACGAGATAGGCTGCCAAGCCGATACCGAGTGCGGCCGGCTCCATATTGGTTGCAATCCCCCAGGGAGCGGACACGTTGGCGATCAAGGTAAGAAATACCAAGAGCTTGAGTCCCGCCGCCCATTCGACCAGCGCCAGATACCGTCCCGAATATTCCAAAATCATCGCTTCGTGGATCATCGTGAGTTCGAGGTGGGTGGCTGGGTTGTCCACCGGCACTCGTCCTGTTTCGGCAATGGCCACGATGACCAGCGCGGCGAACGCCATAAGATGAGGCGACGGATCGGTCACAATGCCTTCGAGTAGCGCCGTCTTGTGGACGATGGTGCTCAGATTCGTAGATCCTGCGGTGAGCGCGATCGCAAAGATCGAAAGCATCATGCCCGGTTCGGTTAACGACGCGACAATCGCTTCGCGGCTGCTCCCCATTCCTCCAAAGGACGAACCGGCGTCGAGACCGGCCAACATCAAAAAGAACGTGCCCAAGGCCAGCAAGTAGACGAGGGCGATGATGTTGCCTGCGAAGCTCAATGGGGTCCGAGATATGAACACCGGCACGAGCAGCCCTGCCGCCAGTGTTGAAGCAAAGAGGATGTAGGGGGTTGCGGTGAAAATCCACGACGTGGTGGATGAGATAACCGGCTGTTTGCGGAGGAGCTTGACGAGATCCGCGTAGGGTTGAAAGACGGAGGCCCCCCGCCGACATTGCAGACGTGCCTTCACCTTCCTGATGAGGCCGACGATGAACGGAGCGACTGCCAATAAGACGATGGTCTGCATGACGATAAGAACGAGGGCGTCCAACATCGGCTTATACCGCGAACAATAACAAGACAATCAGTGTGACAAAGATATAGGCTAGGTAGAGGTGCAGGCTCCCCGCCTGGATGATCCGCAGACGCCCGGCTAGGGCGGTAACGAACGCGAGCACCGGATCATAGAGATACTTCTGAAAGACCGGCTCAACGTGAAATTCAAAGCGCCGTCGTTTGGCGAAATACTGTGACTCGTGGAGAAACTCCGTCTCGAGCTTCACCGTCGGTTGATAAATCGAGCTGAATACTCGTTTGATGGGTTGCACAAATCCGGTCGCCGTATACTCCATGCGGGGCGTCAGATTGATCCCGCAGCCCCACGTTTTGTAATAGCGCTTCCTCATGAGCCCGCCAAAGGCCGCCACGATCCCGAGCCCAAGCACTGAAAGCACTGTCAGAAGCAGGGCAAGGATCGATGGTGAGAGACTGGAAAACTCCACATCCACCGTGGCGAGCGCCCAGCCGTCAAGGGCCAGCACGTGGCCTTCGATCGACACACCCGTGAACGGCGCGACAACTCGGTCCAGCAGCGGCACGACCACCATCGGCACAAGACCAAGGGCGACACAGATTGTCGCCAAGAGGGCCATCCCTACGCGCATTGGAATCGGAACCTCTTTCGCATGTCGTGCGTGTGTGCTCCGTGGCAGGGCAAGAAATGAAATCCCGAACGCTTTCGCGAAGCAGGCCAAGGCGAGGGCTCCGGTCAGGGCCAGCATCGCCGCTGCAAGTGGGAGTATCAGCTTCAAGAAGGTGTCGGGAATGTGAAAGCTGAGAAAGAGGCTTTGGAACACCAGCCATTCGCTGACGAATCCGTTGGTCGGCGGCAGGGCGGCAATCGACACCGCCCCGATCAAGAAACAGGCACCGGTCCATGGCATGCGCCGGAGAAGACCGCCGTATTCCTCCATGTTGCGTGTGTGCGTCGTATAGAGCAGGGAACCGGCTCCCAGGAACAGCAGGGCCTTGAACATGGCGTGGTTGATCGTATGATACAGTCCGGCCAGCAAGCCCAGCGCGGCAAACTCCTTGAGTCCGTAGGTCTGAAAAATCATCCCCGCTCCGATCCCCAACAGAATGATGCCAATGTTCTCAACACTGTGGTAGGCGAGTAAGCTTTTCAAATCATGCTCCATCAGCGCATACATGACGCCGAGCAACGCAGACACTGCGCCGATCACGAGGACAACGAAGCCCCACCACCAGGGGAATTGCCCGCCGAGGAAATCGAAATACACCCGAATCAGGGCATAAATAGCGGTCTTGATCATGACGCCGGACATCAAGGCTGAAACATGCGACGGCGCCGCTGGATGTGCGTAGGGCAACCAGACGTGGAGCGGCACGATGCCCGCTTTGGTGCCGAAGCCGATCAGGGCTATCAGAAATGCGATCGTTCTCATGCTCTCCGGCAAGGGCTGCTCCGGATGTCGAAAAGCGTCGAACGCAAACGACCCGCCTTCTTGGAAAAAGATGAGGAACGTCAGGATGATGAAGGCGGTTCCCACATGCGTCATGATCAGGTAGAACAATCCCGCGTACCGCACCTCAGCGTTCTCGTGCTCCGTCACCACGAGGAAATAGGACAGCAACGACATGAGTTCCCAGGCGATGAGAAAAAAGATGCCGTTGTCTGCGAGGACCACCACGGTCATGGAACAAAGAAAACCGTTGAAGAGCGCTCCGAGCAGAGGGAGCGATGTGCGCCCGTCGAAATGCCGCATGTATCCAATGGCATAGATCGACGCGGCGAGACCGGCTAGGGAGATGGTCAACACGAAGAATGCTGCGAGTGGATCAATCCGAATGGCGAAGGTGAGCAGAGGTATTGTGGAGGCGAGCGATCCCGTGATGGGATCCGAAGACGTGAGGCCGAGCAGCCCCAGAACGACGCCTGCGCTGGTAGCCACGATAGCGGGGGCGGTGGTCGTGATAATTTGAGCTTTGGGCTGTCGAGGTAGACAAAGCGGAAGTAGTATCCCGGCTACATACCCACCGAGAAGGATCCATAACAGGTTCAACATTCGATCGATTCGAGCCTTGTAAACGAATCGGGTCTGCTCTTCATGCGTCAGCTTGGCCTAGATAGGGGATGGTTGATCACCTGATTCACACAGACCGATCTTGATGCGGGAAACTCTCCCATCATCCTCTCGCCACCGGCTGCCTACCCGACCACAACATCTCATACCTCAACCCCCCAAAACCAAATGTGCGACGGTTACCAACAGCGCGATGATCAACACACCGTAGAACGTCGCCTTCCACCCCCGCCATGCCCGCGTTTCATCGTCTTTCATGATCAGCCTCCTGCTTGGAGGGACCGGTCCATCCGCTGCCGACAGCGAGCCGATCCTTCTCGTGCTATTAGATTGTTGGGATCGTAAGTCAGCACCGCGTTCCAATTGACCAACGCCTCTTCGTGTTGGTCGAGTCGCTCGAGCAACGTAGCCAGTTCGCATCGCGCTGTAATGTCAGTGGGACAGAGCACAAGCGCGTCCGACAGTTCTTGGAGTTGCGCCAGCCAATCTAGCGTCCGCTGACGGCTCGCGCACAGCCTGCAGTCCCGCCCGTCTCCCTTCTTAATGGTCATGCCTAGCCCTTTGCTTTGTTGGCAGCCTCAAGTTGCTCGGCAGTCGGTTGCGCACAGCCAGGTATCACCAGCATCCTGGTTGCTGTCACAAGCCTGAAGGGATTCTTATGTGAGAATCTGCATCTCACGACAACACCCTCCCTATCACCCCGCCGCTTTCTTTATTTCTCGCACACAGAAGCTATTGCAGGGAGAGTGCCGCTGTTGAACAGGTACAGGGATATTATGCAAGGATGAAATCTATCGCGGGGTTATAGCTGGAGTGGGGAGGTGCTGGGACCGCAATCCTTCAGCCGAAAATTACGTTGTGCAAGAAGTGCAGTGTTTGACTGCCCAGTAGTGACTTGAGGTGCATTTCTTGCGGTATGAGTCATGACAAAACCTCATACCTCCCCGGCAGTGCTGAAAATACAAGACTACTAATCAGGTCGGGAATTAAGGCGAAGATTCGGGCGAGAGCAATCAGTCACGAATTCCATATTCCTTGATCTTGTATTGGAGAGTCCTAAGGCTAATGCCCAATAGCCTTGCGGCATTTTCTCGATGGTTGGTGACTTCCTTTAGAGTTCGTTCAATGACCTGCCGCTCAATCTGTTCTATAGACGTTCCCAATGTGATCACCATGGTCCGTGCATCCTCTTTGCTAGTCTGAATCTCCTCAGGAAGATGCCCGGGTTGAATCGTAGTATCCTTCACCGTGACGACAAGCCGTTCCATGAGATTTCGCAATTGCCGAACGTTTCCGGGCCACCCATAGAGCCGTAACAGCCGCATGGCCTCTCGCGAAACTTCTTTCCGTCCGCGGTGATGTTGTGCTGAAGACTCGGCCAGGTATCGATCCACAAGCAGCGGAACATCGTCTGCCCGTTCGCGGAGCGGCGGGAGGCGGATAGGCACGACATTGAGCCGATAGTAGAGATCTTCCCGAAACTCTCCCTGCTTTACCGCCTCTTCCAGGTTGCGATTTGTAGCCGCAAGGATTCTCGTATCGACTTTGATCAGTTTCGTGCCGCCCAGACGCCGAAATTCCTTCGTCTCAAGAACACGTAGAAAATCGACTTGCGACTTGAGCGAGAGTTCACCCACTTCATCCAGCAACAGCGTACCACCGTCCGCCAGTTCGAATCGCCCGACCTTGGTTGACATCGCTCCAGTGAAAGCGCCCTTCTCATACCCGAATAACTCGCTCTCAAAGAGGTTCTCGGGCAATGCACCACAGTTCATGGTAATGAACGGCCCGTCGGCCCTCGGGCTCTTATGGTGTATTGCACGCGCGATGAGTTCCTTCCCAGTTCCACTTTCCCCCGTGAGCAAGACCGTCACATCGCTGTCCGCCACCATCTCCACCAAGCTATAGACTCCCTGCATGGCGTCACTCTCACCGACCATTTGATCAAAACGTATTCTCGTTTCAAGACGGTCACGGAGTTGCTTGTTCTCGGAGGTTAGGGTATGACGCTCCAGCGCTTTCTCCACGACCACTCCAAACCGCTCACGATCGATCGGTTTTGTCAGATAGTCATAGGCACCCAGACGCATCGCTTCAACAGCTGTATCGATCGAACCAAATGCAGTCATGACGACGACTTCCGTGTCCGACCATTTGTCCTTCAGTTGACGCAGAAATTCTATACCACCCATCCCGGGCATCCGAAGATCGGTGATCACCAGATCCATTCGTGTTTCTTCGAGATGTCGCAGAGCTTCTTCTCCTGTGCCCAGCCCACAGACCCGGTAGCCCTTTTTCTCCAACATGGTCACCAGGGCATTGCGGATGTTGACTTCATCATCAACGATGAGAACCTGAAAGACCTGTGTCATGATCCCACACCAACCTTGTCCGGTTGACCAATCGACGCGGGGAATTGAGTCACCACCATCGTCCCGCCGCCAGGCACACTCGCAACCTGAATCGTACCGCCATGATCCTGCATAATGCGGTAAGCTATGGCAAGACCAAGTCCAGTGCCGCTCGACTTGGTTGTATAGAAGGGCTCAAACAGATGGGAGAGCTGCTCCTTCGTGATTCCGACTCCGCTATCCTTTACAGTAATGTCCACCCAATGTTTCCCTTCAGCCTCTCGTTGTACCGCTGAAATCTGACAGCGTCCGCCGTTGGGCATGGCATGAAACGCGTTGACGACGATGTTTACCAATACTTGACTGATCTGAGTTGCATCGCCCAGCACAGGCGGTAAGTGATCTTCCATTACCTGTTCGAATCGAATCCGGCGTTCCTCCGCCTCGAAGCGCATCAACGTCATGATGTGGTCGATAAGTGCCTTGACATCGACCTCGTGCAAACCAACAGATCCCGGGCGGGCAAATTTCATAAAATTATCAAGAATCGCTGAGAGCCTGCGACATTCGGCGTTCACGACACCAAGGTACCGTGCCCCTGGTTCTGCCAGTGTTCCCCTCTCCGTAAGTTCCTCTTCCAGAAGATGGAGATTCAGATCCATGGCGCTCAAGGGGTTTCGCAGCTCGTGCGCTACCCCTGCAGACAGCGTGTGCAGCGCCGCTAACTTTTCTGCGACACGGACGCGTCGTTCAAGTGCTAACCGCTCCGAAACGTCTTGCGCCTGCAAAATCACCCCCGCCGGTTTCTTATCGTCCCCCGTGAGTTCCGCTGTACTCACGCGAATTGTCCTCGGGTTTAGGTCTCCGCATTCGTAGAGAAAGTCCTTGTGATTCAAATGACGGTGCTCTTTCAAGGCTCCGTCGAGTATCTGGCGGATCGGGTCATCTTTAGGGAATACGGCATCATACCCTTTGCCGAGCAACTCCGATGTGGAGCGATTCAAAACCACCTCCGCTGTGGGATTCACCGCGCTGATGATTCCTCCCCGGTTAATCGTAAGCACGCCTGTGGGAATACTGTGTAGAATATTCCGCGCCAGCCCTTTCACTTCTTCCAGTGTTTTTCGGGCAGTGTCGTAG is a genomic window containing:
- a CDS encoding hydrogenase 4 subunit F, which produces MSDFATTIPVSLLLLAPLIAGGLSMVLTGSRWLHVTNLISIGTLIAAESMIARSVFAQGSVTALGEIIYIDALSSVILFIIGTVGLACSLYMRSYMDEQIACGVIASKRLNLFFFLFHMFLLAMVVATVANSLGVQWVAIEATTLATTFLIAFWRRRESLEAGWKYLILCSVGISLALFGVVLLYYSSLRVLGDVSSALNITELQQVADQLDAHILKLAFVFLFVGYGTKVGLVPMHSWLPDAYTEAPAPVAAMLAGVLETVAVYAILRCRGIVDQAVPPDFTGGLLAGFGLVSFVLAAFFILLQHNYKRLFAYSSIEHMGLAMVGFGVGGPIGNFGGLFHLVNHAFAKSLAFFAAGNIHRRFKTVEIDEVRGLTTVLPWSALALLIAGLALAALPPFALFSSEMQIVTALGSSGPPGAWTNQGARFLVVILLLGSLIAFAGLLYRITGMAWGIAPKDIVPGEQWSVGHVPIILLGAVLVGFCWALPPPLRQLFEAASTLLAKR
- a CDS encoding hydrogenase is translated as MITPPIGSQLVDLGSALLLLTCFGIVAQRRLSACVDLFALQSVFLALTATLVAFLTGIHHIYIAAALTVLIKAIVIPRILKKVIERLNVKRELVMNINVPASLLICGALVMVAFLITQPIIPFGHLLTRDSLAIALAIVLIGFFTMIARQKAVTQMIAFLVMENGLFLGATAATYGMPLIVELGVFFDVLVAALIAGIYTNRLQDAFDSVDTAHLSELKE
- a CDS encoding NADH-quinone oxidoreductase subunit H: MLDALVLIVMQTIVLLAVAPFIVGLIRKVKARLQCRRGASVFQPYADLVKLLRKQPVISSTTSWIFTATPYILFASTLAAGLLVPVFISRTPLSFAGNIIALVYLLALGTFFLMLAGLDAGSSFGGMGSSREAIVASLTEPGMMLSIFAIALTAGSTNLSTIVHKTALLEGIVTDPSPHLMAFAALVIVAIAETGRVPVDNPATHLELTMIHEAMILEYSGRYLALVEWAAGLKLLVFLTLIANVSAPWGIATNMEPAALGIGLAAYLVKVSGLAVLIGILESMFAKLRLFRVTDLLGAAFILALLGLVFFYVLRG
- the hyfB gene encoding hydrogenase 4 subunit B: MLNLLWILLGGYVAGILLPLCLPRQPKAQIITTTAPAIVATSAGVVLGLLGLTSSDPITGSLASTIPLLTFAIRIDPLAAFFVLTISLAGLAASIYAIGYMRHFDGRTSLPLLGALFNGFLCSMTVVVLADNGIFFLIAWELMSLLSYFLVVTEHENAEVRYAGLFYLIMTHVGTAFIILTFLIFFQEGGSFAFDAFRHPEQPLPESMRTIAFLIALIGFGTKAGIVPLHVWLPYAHPAAPSHVSALMSGVMIKTAIYALIRVYFDFLGGQFPWWWGFVVLVIGAVSALLGVMYALMEHDLKSLLAYHSVENIGIILLGIGAGMIFQTYGLKEFAALGLLAGLYHTINHAMFKALLFLGAGSLLYTTHTRNMEEYGGLLRRMPWTGACFLIGAVSIAALPPTNGFVSEWLVFQSLFLSFHIPDTFLKLILPLAAAMLALTGALALACFAKAFGISFLALPRSTHARHAKEVPIPMRVGMALLATICVALGLVPMVVVPLLDRVVAPFTGVSIEGHVLALDGWALATVDVEFSSLSPSILALLLTVLSVLGLGIVAAFGGLMRKRYYKTWGCGINLTPRMEYTATGFVQPIKRVFSSIYQPTVKLETEFLHESQYFAKRRRFEFHVEPVFQKYLYDPVLAFVTALAGRLRIIQAGSLHLYLAYIFVTLIVLLLFAV
- a CDS encoding sigma-54-dependent Fis family transcriptional regulator, with translation MTQVFQVLIVDDEVNIRNALVTMLEKKGYRVCGLGTGEEALRHLEETRMDLVITDLRMPGMGGIEFLRQLKDKWSDTEVVVMTAFGSIDTAVEAMRLGAYDYLTKPIDRERFGVVVEKALERHTLTSENKQLRDRLETRIRFDQMVGESDAMQGVYSLVEMVADSDVTVLLTGESGTGKELIARAIHHKSPRADGPFITMNCGALPENLFESELFGYEKGAFTGAMSTKVGRFELADGGTLLLDEVGELSLKSQVDFLRVLETKEFRRLGGTKLIKVDTRILAATNRNLEEAVKQGEFREDLYYRLNVVPIRLPPLRERADDVPLLVDRYLAESSAQHHRGRKEVSREAMRLLRLYGWPGNVRQLRNLMERLVVTVKDTTIQPGHLPEEIQTSKEDARTMVITLGTSIEQIERQVIERTLKEVTNHRENAARLLGISLRTLQYKIKEYGIRD
- a CDS encoding PAS domain-containing protein, producing MFRPIPETTLFRRIPYRLVASVLLVLALVASVILLFSLEREKLLLRGSSEGGKAPTELFHALWQSRSDLLVEALLVFLVSSIGIAAVITFLHYDTARKTLEEVKGLARNILHSIPTGVLTINRGGIISAVNPTAEVVLNRSTSELLGKGYDAVFPKDDPIRQILDGALKEHRHLNHKDFLYECGDLNPRTIRVSTAELTGDDKKPAGVILQAQDVSERLALERRVRVAEKLAALHTLSAGVAHELRNPLSAMDLNLHLLEEELTERGTLAEPGARYLGVVNAECRRLSAILDNFMKFARPGSVGLHEVDVKALIDHIMTLMRFEAEERRIRFEQVMEDHLPPVLGDATQISQVLVNIVVNAFHAMPNGGRCQISAVQREAEGKHWVDITVKDSGVGITKEQLSHLFEPFYTTKSSGTGLGLAIAYRIMQDHGGTIQVASVPGGGTMVVTQFPASIGQPDKVGVGS